aagaaaacacaaaaattctATTGGTGCCGCCTAATAGTGCCCTTCCTTCTACTGGTGCCGCTTGACAGACTCCCTCCTCCTATTGGTGCCGCTTGACATGTGCCCTCCAACCTTGGTGCCGCCAGTGAGTGCCCCTCACCTTTTTTTACCCGTATTAGAAACCCATATTTTGCCCAGTATAAGTGCATGATATTGATGTCGCCGTATATAACCCTCCaccatttaaatattattattttttaaaaaataaattatgtgcTAATGATGGCTATATGATTGGGCAAAAAAATAGATGGTGTCGCCACCTTGTCAGGCACCACCCCTCGGCACTGttcatttcataccattttggtatttaattatttttttaatattattagggTAAAAAAGTCATTTTTATTGGATAGAATTATTGAAATAAGACACTACTACTAAGGAATTAAAGCATCtattatgtaaattaattagtgaatatttttgaaattttaaataaacatattttttaagttccttatttgcaaatattaaccttgtgaaaattgataaaaatattaatagtgtattaatataattgtaaactatattcttaataataattatgtcatgttcttagtatgtaaattagtgataaTTGCATAAGGAATTATTTTACATaagtaaattgaaaacaaattaagagtataaatattcaagaaataaatacatgTGGCAAAGAGTAATTTTGAGCAaacatataaagaaaataatattttaataaatatgatcaGATATGACATCCCACatatctcattttcaattaacGGCGAAAAAATCACTCATCccaaagaattttttattttggagatTTTAGTTCTTGAATATTAAGTTTTTCATTTGAACCCAAgtcaattaaaaaaatccaaaatctcTATATAGGAAACGCCCATCGTAAAACAATCCCACTGAATTATTGCAGATTTacaacataattattattaaaccaaaGAACACAAAACGACACCACAAAAGTAAAACAGAGTCACCGGAAATTTCATTACACGGCAGCGACACCACCACCGGAGGTTTGCTGCTGAATCCATAAAATATCACCTTGTCGAAAAACATGGCAATAAGAGCTCCCTTTCTCGACACCCAACATTCGAAACACCAAATGATCGGAGCTCAAATTCTTGGAATCCAAATGACAAACGATGACAGCCTCCACTTCGTCCCCACTGCCGTCGCCGACAAGCCGGAGTTTAAAAGCTCTGGTTTCATAGTTTAAATCCGTATGGCAAAAATAAATGGCATAAAAATACGGGAACGGATGGCAAGGCACTTTCTTCACCGATACAATCTCCACCGGAGGTTCCAAAACGGTGTAGTTCTGGAACACCGGAGTCGTTAACGTCGGGTGGGTCGTGGTGATGAACTTGAAATCAACGTCGGGTCCGAAAGCTTTTTTAACGAAACCGAGCATGGAGTCCAAAGAGGTGGCGCAGATTTTGGTGGTTTCGCCATTGATGGAATCGCATGAGTATAAAGTACCCAAAAAGGCTTTACCTTTTGGGGAAGACGGTGGGACCTTGAAGAGGTTGAACATGGCAGCGGGTTTTATGAAAGggatgatattttggtattttggggGCAAAAAGAAAGGTGGGTACAGTGAGAGGTTTCGGATGGGGAAGAAGATGGGGAGTTTTTGACCAACGTGAAAATTAAGGAGTTCATCCATGGTGAATAACCCAACCTCTGCGCTTTTAATGTGATGGGAAATTTTCGTTTCATTTTCCCGGAAAATTTCGTCCTTCACTGCATATCCCCAGCGGCCCTGCTGTATGTATGCACACATTTAAAGAGACCATAGCGTTAGTTTCTGAAGTACAATTAAATTgaccaaaagaagaagaagaaaaattaccATTAAAATCAATATACATAACAGGACTGGATAAGTGTATCGAAGaaccatctttttcttttcttttgtgaaTTCTCCCCTCGTACAAACTTCTGTTGATATTAAGGCTGAATCTTACTTGGATGGCGGGTGCGTGTTTGTATAATTGTATTGGTGTTGAAAAAGGTTTTTCTTTCTCCTAGTATTACTTTTATTcctttatttgaaaattaagtatactttttcttagtttattttaatatttcaacttggtaattaagttaatttcagTGTGTGAACTTGATTTTATCAccacctaaaaattaaaatatatgtatcaAAGTGGCATAACACAATCTTAAAACAATCTCAAATGTCATGTCATCAAATTTTTGCATTTGTCAAGTTGAAGGATAAAAAAGGACTTAGTCATCAAGTTTATGTAAAGGAatggacaaaaaaatataaatactgaAATGGACCTTTCACGGGCTGCGAATCAAAGCCCGTGGTGAATGTACACAAACCGTCCCATGAAGATCAACTGATCAAAAAGAGAAACCCATTTACTTGAAAACTTGGTGGTCCAATTAAACGCTCCAATTAAACTATAGTTACCATAGTGAATATTGTAAATCATAAGGGATAAGATtatatagagtttaaatctctTAGGACTCTCATCTTGTAGATAGACTTTAATCTTGACTGTCGAAGTAATTTAAACTATATCATTAGATCTAGGATAGCTCAACTAAATAGAGGCCTTcccccctcatttgtaatcatctATTGTATTACCTTcaaagttattaaatataattgagagcatttactcaaacactcggtatactattattttcttatagCTTTGTTGTTCAATTCGAGTTCTTTTGTCTTTTGAGTTTGCTTCCATTTTATTTTGCTACCTTAGAGAATTTCCCTTGTGAATTCTCATTTTTCAAGAGTTAGGCTAACTTGAGCGGAtttgaaacaaagaaatcaCCTAAGGTCGTGTGGTTTGCTAGATTAAAGTTCTGGCCTCGTGATAGTTGGTATTCAAGTTAAGGTTCGAAGGTGTCGGTCGAGATGACGAAATGAGTAAACGATTAGATTGAGCTTATAAAGACCCATGGGAGGGGCGAAAAAGCTAGCAAATCGAGAGATATGTTGTCGACTTTGGAAAGTTGAGTGATCAATCTTGAAGAACTCATGGGGGATGTGAAGGACACACTCGAGGTAGTTGAAAGATGCATCGATGAGCTAGACCCAAAAGGGAGCAACTCAAGGAATTTGTGATGAAATCTCTTAGTTACAATGTGAACGCAATGCAAGGAATGCTCAATTCCACAGTGGATAATCTAACAATGAGGGATGATGCTCTGAAGCCACGATGACGACCTTAAAGGAATAGATTGATGAGTTCAATGGGGAGCTCACTATCTACAATGTTGCTTTGGGTAATGGGATGTTGGATGTGGTTTCATAGAAACAAAAGAATTGATGTTCCTAAATCGAAAGAGTTTAAGGGGATGAGGTTCGCAAGGGATGAGGACAATTTTCTCTAGTGGATGGAACAAGACTTTCGTGTGATACGTATTGAGAATGATGTCActaaggtaaacactgcttcaatttattttacttatatagGTCTGTTATAGTGGTTTTGTAGGTCCACAAATAAGAGATGAGGTTGTATCGAGATTTGGGTGGAATTCCaatgtaacaacctgttttcagtgaaattagaacagtggtttcgggaccacaaatctgaggtcaaaaaatttattttattattattttatttcctatagtatgatagaaataccgtataaaaatttcgttaataaattttactgttcacatgttcaatttgataaaaaggactaaatcgcgtaaagtgcaaaaattgAGTTCTAAAAGCTAAAGGATAGGCCCTTATTTGGTATTTAGCCCATTAATGAGATAGTGGAGAATGTTATCTTGGCATTTGGTGTAAATATGaatgtttttaatggtaaaatagtaattaataaattatatgttaaattaaaataaaaccaaatttgcTATAATCTTTATCCATCTTTTTCAACCAAATATTGAAGGAAGAAAGCCATTTTTGTTTAACTATGGTTCGGCTACTTTGAAGCTCAATTGGTGAGTGATTTTTGTCctgttttgaattatttttatgtttctgaggtcattgtagcttaatctatctagcctggggactaatttgcaaaactgttaaagtatttGAGTTTTTCTATTGATGAATATCTTAGGTTTTTGAAGTTTCATCGTAGAAAAAGAATgattgttgttagataaatgacttttgtaaaggaatttttgatgaaattatcaattagggattaaattaaaaaatgtgataaattgtgTAGTAAAAGTGTGAActtgtgaaatatatgggctgctatatgtatgtttataaattgtctaggcttgggtagggataaaattgaatgaattttatttttcgagcctagggactaaattgtaaagaattcaaagtataggggtaaaatagtaattttaccaaaaagtgtgttggactaaattgaatatgaattatattgaattgagttaaattcatttgcTAAGATCCGGTTAGACCTCGTACGGAGCTAGATCGaggcaaaagaaaaatatcaaattagtcGCCGAATCTACGTAAACTCGTTGAGGtcagttcgtgtaattaaattatgtaattatatgcTTTGATTGAAGTTAATGTATCTTAATTGTATTATCATCATATATGAGTACCGATCTCATATCCGATAAT
The nucleotide sequence above comes from Gossypium raimondii isolate GPD5lz chromosome 13, ASM2569854v1, whole genome shotgun sequence. Encoded proteins:
- the LOC105784346 gene encoding BURP domain protein USPL1 isoform X1 — encoded protein: MVLRYTYPVLLCILILMQGRWGYAVKDEIFRENETKISHHIKSAEVGLFTMDELLNFHVGQKLPIFFPIRNLSLYPPFFLPPKYQNIIPFIKPAAMFNLFKVPPSSPKGKAFLGTLYSCDSINGETTKICATSLDSMLGFVKKAFGPDVDFKFITTTHPTLTTPVFQNYTVLEPPVEIVSVKKVPCHPFPYFYAIYFCHTDLNYETRAFKLRLVGDGSGDEVEAVIVCHLDSKNLSSDHLVFRMLGVEKGSSYCHVFRQGDILWIQQQTSGGGVAAV
- the LOC105784346 gene encoding BURP domain protein USPL1 isoform X2; translated protein: MVLRYTYPVLLCILILMGRWGYAVKDEIFRENETKISHHIKSAEVGLFTMDELLNFHVGQKLPIFFPIRNLSLYPPFFLPPKYQNIIPFIKPAAMFNLFKVPPSSPKGKAFLGTLYSCDSINGETTKICATSLDSMLGFVKKAFGPDVDFKFITTTHPTLTTPVFQNYTVLEPPVEIVSVKKVPCHPFPYFYAIYFCHTDLNYETRAFKLRLVGDGSGDEVEAVIVCHLDSKNLSSDHLVFRMLGVEKGSSYCHVFRQGDILWIQQQTSGGGVAAV